The following are encoded together in the Micromonospora lupini genome:
- a CDS encoding single-stranded DNA-binding protein, translating into MFDTYVTIVGNILTAPEWRRTTQSNTLVANFKVASTARRLDRDTGRWVDGNSLRVRVNCWRKLAEGVAASVMVGDPVVVCGRLYTRDWTDDAGNHRTLYELEAVAVGHDLSRGRARFLRNRPTTTTSIVEDGATESRVHGEPTEPVPDDQAPVLLDDRPLDDDFELPEYGSLRTNPLDHGPLDHASLGGDSLDDGFSVGGGEGRVAVDDELTLAVSADDSDPEGDPDDELGPVSDEGRPEVPQSGRGRRGRGRVPQPA; encoded by the coding sequence CCTGGTGGCCAACTTCAAGGTCGCCTCCACCGCCCGCCGGCTCGACCGCGACACCGGTCGGTGGGTCGACGGCAACTCGCTGCGCGTCCGCGTCAACTGCTGGCGCAAGCTGGCCGAGGGCGTGGCCGCCTCGGTGATGGTCGGCGACCCGGTGGTGGTCTGCGGCCGGCTCTACACCCGCGACTGGACCGACGACGCCGGTAACCACCGCACGCTCTACGAGCTGGAGGCGGTCGCCGTCGGCCACGACCTGTCCCGGGGGCGTGCCCGCTTCCTGCGCAACCGGCCGACCACGACCACGAGCATCGTCGAGGACGGGGCCACCGAGAGCCGCGTACACGGCGAACCCACCGAACCGGTGCCCGACGACCAGGCGCCGGTACTGCTCGACGACCGCCCGCTCGACGACGATTTCGAGCTGCCGGAGTACGGCTCGCTGCGTACCAACCCGCTGGACCACGGCCCGCTCGACCACGCCTCCCTCGGCGGTGACTCCCTCGACGACGGCTTCTCTGTCGGCGGCGGAGAAGGGCGCGTGGCCGTCGACGACGAGCTGACCCTCGCGGTGAGCGCGGACGACTCCGACCCGGAGGGCGACCCCGACGACGAGTTGGGGCCGGTGTCCGACGAGGGCCGGCCGGAGGTTCCGCAGTCCGGTCGGGGCCGGCGCGGCCGGGGGCGGGTCCCGCAGCCGGCGTGA